From a single Bacillus gobiensis genomic region:
- a CDS encoding ArsR/SmtB family transcription factor has protein sequence MNQDQHIKIEIDYSPVYELAISLYIYMSKKEKKIIELGKPWYKKVDNQLSPELKRKIKEDRIYIDHGMDLFYVYSSPNKQSIPEFLKWMTSLKEKEFKDIHLSILAQKHEEDVKKFKKTYTYRWIEEHGFSALKDYFLDLWQQWNEEYFSGIQDEILNSLKQEAQKMKELADSMNSVQLIEKATNGICLEDDQVKKVVLIPQFHSNPFNVYENFKNLKMFLYPIDLDGVQSNEPSRKLMRVTKCLADETRLKILRYVHEEQKSFMEIVNQTKLAKSTVHHHLVVLRAAGLIRLHSSNKDGDRYSLRESRIQDVSLLLSDYIKNVR, from the coding sequence ATGAATCAGGATCAACACATTAAGATTGAAATCGACTATTCACCTGTCTACGAGCTTGCTATTAGCTTGTACATTTACATGAGCAAAAAAGAGAAAAAAATTATTGAGCTTGGCAAGCCTTGGTACAAAAAAGTAGATAACCAATTATCACCAGAATTGAAACGGAAAATTAAGGAGGATCGAATTTATATAGATCATGGAATGGATTTATTTTATGTGTACAGCTCTCCGAATAAACAAAGCATTCCCGAATTTTTGAAATGGATGACATCGCTGAAGGAAAAAGAGTTTAAGGACATCCATTTGTCGATCCTCGCCCAAAAACATGAAGAAGACGTAAAAAAATTCAAAAAAACATATACCTATCGTTGGATTGAGGAACATGGTTTTAGTGCATTAAAAGACTATTTTCTTGACCTATGGCAGCAATGGAATGAGGAATATTTCAGCGGGATTCAGGACGAAATCCTTAACAGTCTAAAACAGGAAGCACAAAAAATGAAAGAACTTGCGGACTCTATGAACTCAGTTCAATTAATCGAGAAGGCGACGAACGGTATCTGTTTAGAGGATGATCAAGTCAAAAAAGTCGTGCTCATCCCTCAATTTCATTCAAATCCATTTAATGTTTACGAAAATTTCAAAAATTTAAAAATGTTTTTATACCCGATCGATTTGGATGGAGTCCAATCGAATGAACCTTCAAGAAAACTAATGAGAGTGACAAAGTGCTTGGCGGATGAAACCCGCCTGAAAATTCTGCGCTATGTACATGAAGAGCAAAAGAGTTTTATGGAGATTGTTAATCAAACTAAACTTGCAAAAAGCACCGTCCATCACCATTTAGTTGTGCTGCGTGCTGCAGGCTTGATACGGCTGCATTCGTCTAACAAAGACGGCGACCGATATAGCTTGCGTGAATCCAGGATTCAAGACGTTTCTCTTCTACTATCCGATTACATTAAAAATGTAAGATAG
- a CDS encoding YegS/Rv2252/BmrU family lipid kinase, with protein sequence MKKKKALLIYNGNAGQKKIEKTLGAAVPILSQYVDELVIKPTKKETDAEEFCEQLDEDVNYLFILGGDGTVHSCINGVAGLHKKPAIGILPGGTCNDISRSLQIPQQIEQAAHALTGGELVSIDLLKTDQQYALNFWGIGLITEASENIRENEKAVIGKLSYFTSALRTLSRAEPFEVEMLIDGEKINDKAVMLLVLNGHFIGTNRIPLANHMMNDGLADILICRNPSLSAFKELLALDDKSASEFDKDDLSFYQGKSIEITTKQEMKADTDGEIYTKTPVKIEVLKGHLQMIVPADSAIARPSSTD encoded by the coding sequence ATGAAAAAAAAGAAAGCTTTACTGATTTATAATGGGAATGCCGGGCAAAAAAAGATCGAAAAGACATTAGGAGCCGCCGTTCCCATTCTTTCGCAGTATGTGGACGAACTCGTAATAAAACCAACGAAAAAAGAAACAGACGCAGAAGAATTTTGCGAACAATTAGATGAAGACGTAAATTACCTGTTTATCCTTGGAGGCGACGGCACAGTCCACTCATGTATAAATGGAGTCGCCGGACTTCACAAAAAACCTGCAATCGGTATTCTGCCCGGCGGAACCTGCAATGATATTTCAAGGTCCTTACAGATTCCCCAGCAAATTGAACAAGCTGCACACGCGTTAACAGGTGGGGAGCTAGTTTCTATCGATCTTTTAAAAACGGATCAGCAATATGCGCTTAATTTTTGGGGAATCGGACTGATTACAGAAGCATCAGAAAATATCCGCGAAAACGAAAAAGCGGTGATTGGTAAATTAAGCTATTTTACAAGCGCATTGCGAACATTATCCAGAGCCGAACCCTTTGAAGTTGAAATGTTAATCGATGGAGAAAAAATAAATGATAAAGCAGTAATGCTCCTTGTATTAAATGGACATTTTATCGGTACAAACCGGATACCGCTTGCAAATCACATGATGAATGATGGATTGGCGGATATTTTGATTTGCAGAAATCCAAGTCTTTCTGCTTTTAAGGAACTTTTGGCGTTAGACGATAAATCCGCTTCAGAATTTGATAAGGATGATCTATCCTTTTACCAAGGAAAATCGATTGAAATCACGACCAAACAAGAGATGAAAGCAGATACAGATGGAGAGATTTACACAAAAACCCCTGTCAAAATTGAAGTGCTGAAAGGACACTTACAAATGATCGTCCCAGCCGACAGCGCAATAGCAAGACCGTCCTCTACTGATTGA
- a CDS encoding putative RNA methyltransferase, translated as MNKKIKRANDIKKAESIFSCPICRSQMRVCDTNSFVCTNGHTFNIAKQGYVNFLDHPIKTNYGKDVFEGRRAIITQSGLFAPLYHSIADVIACQKAHSMNKRTLAMLDTGCGEGSHLSRIYKHISSFNGDSVTGVGIDISKEGILAASKKYDELIWSVADLANTPFNDRQFDVLLNILSPANYKEFKRLLTDDGIVIKVVPRRDYLKEVRQFFFDNKEKQTYSNADIIARFTHNFHHVKYLNLRYTQILAKTEIQALVQMTPLTWDQSKKKIHQFLEKEFIDLTVDLDLLIGRKTTK; from the coding sequence ATGAACAAAAAAATAAAAAGGGCAAACGATATTAAGAAAGCCGAATCGATTTTTTCATGCCCGATTTGCCGATCTCAAATGAGAGTATGTGATACAAATAGTTTCGTTTGCACTAACGGCCATACGTTTAATATTGCAAAACAAGGTTATGTAAACTTTTTGGATCACCCGATAAAAACCAACTACGGAAAGGATGTATTTGAGGGAAGGAGAGCCATAATTACGCAAAGTGGCTTATTTGCTCCCCTTTATCATTCTATTGCTGACGTGATAGCCTGCCAGAAAGCTCATTCTATGAATAAAAGAACTTTGGCAATGCTAGATACCGGATGTGGAGAGGGCTCACATTTATCAAGGATATACAAGCATATTTCCTCTTTTAACGGCGATTCAGTAACTGGTGTTGGCATAGATATTTCAAAAGAAGGAATTTTGGCAGCTTCTAAAAAATACGATGAATTGATCTGGTCAGTCGCTGATCTTGCGAATACGCCATTTAACGACAGGCAATTTGATGTTCTGCTGAATATCTTATCCCCTGCAAATTATAAGGAGTTTAAGCGGCTTCTGACTGATGACGGCATCGTGATAAAGGTAGTCCCTCGACGTGATTATTTAAAAGAGGTGCGACAATTCTTTTTTGATAATAAAGAAAAACAAACCTATTCCAATGCAGATATTATTGCTCGTTTTACACATAATTTTCATCATGTAAAATACTTGAATTTACGTTATACCCAAATCCTTGCGAAAACTGAAATTCAAGCATTGGTTCAGATGACCCCTTTAACATGGGATCAATCTAAGAAAAAAATACACCAGTTCTTAGAAAAAGAGTTTATTGACCTAACTGTAGACCTGGATTTATTAATAGGAAGAAAAACCACCAAATAA
- a CDS encoding GNAT family acetyltransferase — protein sequence MKFRQFTVSDFNSVIDLWQRAGLILSRSDTLEGIKEKLKRDSELFFVLEENGTIIGVVMGSYDGRRGWINHLAVDPEHQGNNLGQKIISELEIRLKKIGCEKLNLLIEMDNKQVKGFYENLGYKQDELLFMEKWI from the coding sequence ATGAAATTTCGTCAGTTTACTGTGAGCGATTTTAACTCTGTCATTGATTTATGGCAGCGGGCAGGATTGATTTTATCCCGCTCTGACACTTTGGAAGGAATAAAGGAAAAATTAAAAAGGGATTCAGAGCTGTTTTTTGTTTTAGAGGAAAATGGAACAATCATTGGTGTTGTGATGGGAAGCTATGATGGCAGAAGAGGCTGGATCAATCATTTAGCTGTAGATCCGGAACATCAAGGAAATAATTTAGGTCAAAAAATTATCAGCGAACTCGAAATACGGTTGAAAAAAATCGGCTGTGAGAAGCTCAACCTTCTGATTGAAATGGACAATAAACAGGTAAAAGGATTTTATGAGAACTTGGGGTATAAGCAGGATGAATTGTTATTCATGGAAAAGTGGATCTGA
- a CDS encoding GNAT family N-acetyltransferase: MEIECKNILPNQEDFHKLHQTTGWNAEGYYTKDQLYKAICNSWYSVSIYRKDELIGFGRVVSDGVYQTFICDVMVHPDYQKQGIGRTILKNLLKKCQDEGMKKVQLFSAKGKHSFYKKLGFTEREPEAPGMSLLL; the protein is encoded by the coding sequence ATGGAGATTGAATGTAAAAATATACTTCCTAACCAGGAAGATTTTCATAAACTTCATCAAACCACGGGGTGGAATGCTGAAGGGTATTACACAAAGGACCAGCTTTACAAAGCGATTTGTAACAGCTGGTATTCTGTTTCTATTTATCGGAAAGACGAGCTTATCGGGTTTGGGCGAGTAGTATCTGACGGGGTATATCAAACATTCATTTGTGATGTTATGGTTCATCCTGACTATCAAAAGCAAGGCATTGGAAGAACCATTTTGAAAAACTTATTAAAAAAATGTCAGGACGAAGGGATGAAGAAGGTTCAATTGTTCTCAGCAAAAGGAAAACACAGTTTTTATAAGAAGCTGGGGTTCACAGAACGTGAGCCGGAAGCTCCTGGCATGTCTTTATTATTATAG
- a CDS encoding macrolide family glycosyltransferase gives MANILFINFPAEGHVNPTLGIVKALAEQGDNVHYITTEKFKERLEGVGAKVHLHPDLLSKASIDSSSSAGLQAFLNIHIQSSLDILEITKQLSESISFDFVLYDMFGAGKLVRDYFNIPGISSSPSFKMPDDVFKELPFHPDSEASFELDRDAEKLLEQIKDRFGVSPENLLQFMRNDGELTIVYTSRYFQPNSDHFGDSHIFIGPSFPKRKESNNQFPLEELKDEKVLYISMGTVLDQTEEFFNTCIEAFADFQGKVVIAAGERADFTKITQAPDNFIISSYVPQLEVLSEADVFITHGGMNSVNEAIHFQVPLVVLPHDKDQPMVAQRLTELGAGYRLSKENIDVQSLTAAVNEVLSNNYYKEGIKKINESFQACGGVQEALKRIDSFVENEYRTIKLN, from the coding sequence ATGGCAAACATATTATTCATTAATTTTCCGGCGGAAGGGCATGTGAATCCTACTCTTGGAATTGTGAAGGCTCTTGCAGAACAGGGAGACAATGTACACTACATTACGACTGAAAAGTTTAAGGAACGGCTAGAAGGAGTGGGAGCAAAGGTACATCTTCATCCGGATCTGCTCAGTAAAGCCTCCATTGATTCTTCTTCATCAGCAGGGTTACAAGCATTTTTAAACATTCATATTCAATCGTCGCTTGATATACTGGAAATCACGAAACAATTGTCAGAAAGCATTTCTTTTGATTTTGTGCTGTATGATATGTTCGGAGCAGGAAAGTTAGTGAGAGATTACTTCAATATTCCTGGAATCTCTTCATCACCCTCATTTAAGATGCCGGATGACGTATTTAAAGAATTACCTTTTCATCCTGACTCTGAGGCTTCCTTCGAGCTTGATCGGGATGCTGAAAAATTACTTGAACAAATAAAAGACCGGTTCGGCGTTTCACCTGAGAACCTGCTGCAATTCATGAGAAATGACGGGGAGTTAACGATTGTATACACAAGCAGGTATTTTCAGCCTAACAGCGATCATTTTGGTGACAGCCATATTTTTATCGGCCCAAGTTTTCCAAAAAGAAAAGAGTCGAATAATCAGTTCCCTCTTGAAGAGTTGAAGGATGAGAAAGTTCTCTATATTTCGATGGGAACTGTTTTGGATCAGACAGAAGAGTTTTTCAATACGTGCATTGAAGCTTTTGCCGATTTTCAAGGGAAGGTTGTTATAGCAGCCGGAGAAAGAGCGGATTTCACAAAAATTACTCAAGCGCCTGATAACTTCATCATTTCTTCCTATGTTCCTCAACTGGAGGTACTTAGTGAAGCGGATGTTTTTATTACGCACGGCGGTATGAACAGTGTCAATGAAGCGATTCACTTTCAAGTTCCCCTGGTTGTTCTGCCGCATGACAAGGATCAACCAATGGTAGCACAGAGATTAACTGAGCTTGGAGCGGGTTACAGATTATCAAAGGAAAACATTGATGTTCAGTCTTTGACAGCTGCAGTAAATGAAGTGCTCTCTAACAATTACTACAAAGAAGGAATCAAAAAGATTAATGAGAGTTTTCAAGCTTGCGGTGGTGTTCAAGAGGCTTTAAAAAGAATTGATAGTTTTGTAGAAAATGAGTATCGAACAATTAAATTGAATTAG
- a CDS encoding dihydrolipoamide acetyltransferase family protein — MPIEQMAMPQLGESVTEGTISKWLVKPGDHVAKYDPIAEVMTDKVNAEIPSSYSGKITELTAQEGEMLQVGVSICKIEVEEAEKKTTVEEISASEPNEESHSNTSNRAKDQSKRNRYSPAVLRLAEENGINLQLVEGTGAGGRITRKDLQKIIESGTIPETSKGVEKPDPAMVQAEEKAEIAQPLPQSGDKEIPVSGVRKTIAANMVKSKTEIPHAWMMVEVDVTDLVTYRNRIKEEFKQKEGFNLTFFAFFVKAVAKALKEFPQINSTWAGDSIIQKKDIHLSIAVAAEDALYVPVIKHADDKTIKGIARDIVDLAKKARSGTLNAEDMSGGTFTVNNTGSFGSIQSMGIINHPQAAILQIESIVKRPMVMEGNMIAIRDMINICLSIDHRVLDGLVSGRFLARVKEILETIDEETMSVY; from the coding sequence ATGCCTATTGAACAAATGGCAATGCCGCAGTTAGGTGAGAGCGTAACAGAAGGCACAATCAGCAAATGGCTCGTAAAACCAGGCGACCATGTAGCGAAATATGATCCAATCGCAGAAGTAATGACAGATAAAGTGAATGCGGAAATCCCATCTTCTTATTCCGGGAAAATTACGGAATTAACGGCACAAGAGGGAGAGATGCTCCAAGTCGGAGTATCGATATGCAAAATAGAAGTAGAAGAGGCAGAAAAAAAGACCACAGTAGAAGAAATTTCTGCCTCTGAACCGAATGAGGAAAGTCATTCAAATACTTCGAACCGCGCTAAAGATCAATCGAAACGAAACCGATATTCTCCAGCTGTGCTTCGTCTTGCAGAAGAGAATGGCATAAATCTTCAGCTTGTAGAAGGGACAGGTGCCGGCGGTCGTATAACAAGAAAGGATTTGCAAAAAATCATCGAATCAGGAACAATTCCTGAAACCAGCAAGGGTGTTGAAAAGCCAGATCCAGCCATGGTGCAAGCTGAAGAAAAAGCAGAAATCGCACAACCATTGCCACAGTCGGGCGACAAAGAAATTCCGGTTTCCGGAGTCAGAAAGACGATCGCGGCGAATATGGTTAAGAGCAAAACTGAAATTCCCCATGCTTGGATGATGGTTGAGGTGGATGTGACGGATTTGGTTACTTACCGAAATCGTATCAAGGAAGAATTTAAACAAAAAGAAGGATTTAATCTTACCTTTTTCGCGTTTTTTGTAAAAGCCGTTGCAAAAGCATTAAAGGAATTCCCGCAAATCAATAGCACATGGGCGGGCGATTCCATCATTCAGAAAAAAGATATTCACCTTTCGATCGCAGTTGCTGCAGAAGATGCCTTATATGTACCTGTCATTAAGCATGCGGACGATAAAACGATCAAAGGAATTGCAAGGGACATTGTTGATCTGGCGAAAAAAGCGAGATCAGGAACACTGAATGCGGAGGATATGAGCGGGGGGACGTTTACTGTGAACAATACTGGTTCATTCGGCTCCATTCAATCGATGGGTATTATAAACCATCCGCAAGCAGCTATCCTGCAAATTGAATCAATCGTGAAACGTCCGATGGTTATGGAGGGTAATATGATTGCGATAAGAGATATGATTAATATTTGCCTTTCCATTGATCACAGAGTACTTGACGGACTTGTATCCGGAAGATTTCTTGCGAGGGTGAAAGAAATTCTGGAAACCATTGATGAAGAAACGATGTCAGTTTATTAG
- a CDS encoding alpha-ketoacid dehydrogenase subunit beta, which translates to MAIISYIDAVTLAMKEEMERDSRVFVLGEDVGKKGGVFKATSGLYEQFGEERVIDSPLAESAIAGVGIGAAMYGMRPIAEMQFADFIMPAVNQIVSEAAKIRYRTNSDWTCPIVIRAPYGGGIHGALYHSQSVEAIFANQPGLKIVMPSTPYDVKGLLKAAIRDEDPVLFFEHKRAYRLIKGEVPDDDYVLPIGKADVKREGEDLTVITYGLCVHFALQAADRLAAEGISVHVLDLRTVYPLDQEAIIEAASKTGKVLLLTEDTKEGSVMSEVAAIIAEHCLFDLDAPIKRLAGPDVPAMPYAPTMEKYFMVNPDKVEAAMKELAEF; encoded by the coding sequence ATGGCAATAATATCTTACATTGATGCGGTAACATTGGCAATGAAAGAAGAAATGGAACGGGACTCCCGCGTTTTTGTCCTTGGTGAAGATGTGGGAAAAAAAGGCGGAGTATTTAAAGCAACCTCAGGTCTTTATGAGCAATTCGGCGAAGAACGGGTAATCGACTCGCCGCTTGCTGAATCTGCAATCGCCGGCGTGGGAATAGGCGCTGCTATGTATGGGATGCGTCCGATTGCAGAGATGCAATTTGCCGATTTTATCATGCCGGCAGTCAACCAAATTGTATCGGAAGCTGCTAAAATTCGTTACAGGACAAACAGCGACTGGACATGCCCGATCGTAATTCGTGCTCCTTATGGAGGCGGGATTCACGGCGCGCTTTACCATTCCCAATCCGTAGAAGCGATTTTTGCCAATCAGCCGGGACTGAAAATAGTCATGCCATCGACTCCTTATGATGTCAAAGGATTATTGAAGGCGGCTATACGAGATGAAGACCCGGTTCTGTTTTTCGAGCACAAGCGAGCTTACCGTTTGATAAAAGGCGAGGTACCAGACGATGATTACGTTTTGCCTATTGGGAAAGCAGATGTAAAACGGGAAGGAGAAGATCTCACGGTTATTACGTACGGACTGTGTGTACATTTCGCCTTGCAAGCAGCCGATCGCCTTGCAGCTGAAGGAATATCCGTTCACGTTCTGGATTTGCGAACTGTCTATCCTCTTGATCAAGAAGCGATTATCGAGGCAGCTTCTAAAACAGGGAAAGTTCTTTTATTAACAGAGGATACGAAGGAAGGAAGCGTCATGAGTGAAGTGGCTGCCATTATTGCAGAGCATTGCTTATTTGATTTGGATGCCCCGATTAAAAGGCTCGCCGGTCCAGATGTTCCAGCCATGCCTTATGCTCCAACGATGGAAAAGTACTTTATGGTGAATCCGGACAAGGTTGAAGCAGCCATGAAAGAATTGGCTGAGTTTTAG
- a CDS encoding thiamine pyrophosphate-dependent dehydrogenase E1 component subunit alpha produces MGNSQHKQLGISDSEAIDMYQTMLLARKIDERMWLLNRSGKIPFVVSCQGQEAAQVGASFAMDRENDYVLPYYRDMGVVLSFGMTAVDLMLSGFAKAEDPNSGGKQMPGHFGQKKNRIVTGSSPVTTQVPHAVGIALASRLENKKLATLVTFGEGSSNQGDFHEGANFAAVHKLPVIFMCENNKFAISVPYEKQVACERISDRAVGYGMPGVTVDGNDLLAVYQAVKEARERAMKGEGPTLIETISYRMTPHSSDDDDRIYREEEELAAAKQNDPLKIYEEYLTQSGLLTEESKKPILEEVMKQVNEATEYAEAAPYAEPEAALRHVFAE; encoded by the coding sequence ATGGGAAACTCTCAACATAAACAGCTGGGAATTTCGGATTCTGAAGCAATTGATATGTATCAAACGATGTTACTGGCTAGGAAGATAGATGAAAGAATGTGGTTGTTAAATCGATCAGGAAAAATCCCTTTTGTTGTTTCGTGTCAGGGACAAGAAGCAGCTCAGGTAGGTGCGTCTTTTGCAATGGATCGCGAAAATGATTATGTCCTTCCTTATTATCGCGATATGGGGGTTGTGCTTTCCTTTGGAATGACTGCTGTTGACCTTATGCTTTCGGGCTTTGCTAAAGCGGAAGACCCCAATTCAGGCGGCAAGCAAATGCCGGGGCATTTCGGTCAGAAAAAAAATCGGATCGTGACAGGCTCATCGCCTGTGACCACTCAAGTTCCACACGCAGTTGGAATAGCGCTTGCGAGTCGCTTGGAAAATAAAAAACTTGCCACGCTTGTGACGTTTGGGGAAGGCTCCTCCAATCAGGGGGATTTTCACGAAGGCGCAAACTTTGCAGCCGTCCATAAGCTCCCAGTCATTTTCATGTGTGAAAATAACAAGTTCGCAATATCAGTTCCCTATGAAAAGCAAGTGGCCTGTGAGCGTATTTCAGATCGTGCCGTGGGGTACGGGATGCCTGGTGTGACGGTTGACGGAAACGACTTACTTGCTGTGTACCAAGCCGTGAAAGAAGCGAGAGAACGGGCAATGAAGGGAGAAGGACCAACCCTGATTGAAACGATCTCTTACCGAATGACGCCCCATTCAAGCGATGATGATGACCGCATCTACCGTGAAGAGGAAGAACTGGCAGCAGCAAAACAGAATGACCCATTAAAAATATATGAAGAATATCTAACACAGTCTGGTTTGCTGACGGAAGAAAGCAAAAAACCTATCTTAGAAGAAGTAATGAAGCAAGTAAATGAAGCGACAGAATATGCGGAAGCAGCACCTTACGCAGAACCTGAAGCTGCATTAAGGCATGTGTTTGCAGAGTAG
- the lpdA gene encoding dihydrolipoyl dehydrogenase, producing MATEYDLVIIGGGTGGYVAAIRASQLGLRVAIVEKEKLGGTCLHKGCIPSKALLRSAEVFRTTQQASDFGVENTSGATLNFLKVQERKQAIVNQLFQGVKSLLKKGKIDIFEGTGRILGPSIFSPIPGTVSVELANGEENQMLIPKNVVIATGSRPKVLDGLEFDQHTVLSSDQALSLEELPASMLIIGGGVIGIEWASMLNDFGVKVTVVEYADRILPSEDESISKEMAKQLKNRGIELITGAKILPHTAIKTPGIKVDAEKDGEIFTFTADKALISVGRQANIEGIGLENTDIVIEQGYIKTNDLQQTKESHIYAIGDCIGGLQLAHVASHEGIIAVEHIAGEQPKPLDPLQVAKCIYSFPEAASIGLSEEEAKAKGFQVKIGKFPFQAVGKALVAGETDGFVKIVTDEKSDDILGVHMIGPHVTDMISEASLAKVLDATPWEIGQTIHPHPTLSEAIGEAAQAVYGKAIHF from the coding sequence ATGGCAACAGAATATGATCTGGTGATAATCGGCGGCGGAACGGGCGGATATGTTGCTGCGATCCGTGCATCACAGCTCGGCTTGCGAGTCGCAATAGTTGAAAAAGAGAAGCTTGGCGGCACGTGTCTGCATAAAGGCTGTATACCGAGCAAAGCGCTTTTAAGAAGCGCCGAAGTATTTAGAACGACGCAGCAGGCAAGCGACTTCGGGGTTGAGAATACGTCAGGCGCTACTCTTAACTTCTTAAAGGTTCAAGAACGAAAGCAAGCAATTGTCAACCAGTTGTTTCAAGGTGTGAAAAGCTTGCTGAAGAAAGGGAAAATCGATATTTTTGAAGGCACCGGAAGGATTTTGGGACCTTCAATTTTTTCACCCATCCCTGGTACAGTCTCTGTTGAGTTGGCGAATGGGGAGGAGAACCAAATGCTGATTCCAAAAAATGTCGTGATCGCAACAGGTTCAAGGCCTAAGGTGTTAGACGGGCTGGAATTTGATCAGCATACGGTTCTTTCCTCTGATCAGGCGCTTTCACTCGAAGAGCTGCCTGCTTCTATGCTGATAATCGGCGGAGGAGTGATCGGAATTGAGTGGGCTTCTATGCTAAATGATTTCGGCGTTAAAGTGACAGTCGTTGAATATGCAGATCGAATACTTCCGTCAGAGGACGAGAGCATAAGCAAAGAAATGGCGAAACAGCTGAAGAACAGAGGAATTGAATTGATTACGGGCGCGAAAATTTTGCCTCATACCGCAATAAAGACCCCGGGAATCAAAGTTGATGCCGAAAAAGATGGAGAGATTTTCACATTTACTGCTGATAAAGCGCTCATTTCAGTCGGAAGGCAAGCGAATATTGAAGGAATCGGTCTAGAAAATACCGATATCGTCATTGAACAAGGATACATAAAAACGAATGACTTGCAGCAAACAAAAGAATCACATATTTATGCAATCGGCGATTGTATCGGTGGTCTGCAGCTTGCCCATGTGGCCTCACATGAAGGGATCATTGCAGTAGAACATATTGCCGGCGAGCAGCCAAAACCTCTGGATCCCTTACAGGTGGCGAAATGCATTTACTCTTTCCCAGAGGCAGCAAGCATTGGTTTATCTGAGGAAGAAGCAAAGGCGAAAGGATTTCAAGTGAAAATAGGGAAATTCCCTTTTCAAGCAGTAGGCAAAGCGCTTGTGGCGGGAGAAACAGACGGTTTTGTAAAAATCGTTACCGATGAAAAATCGGATGATATTTTAGGCGTCCATATGATCGGTCCGCATGTAACGGATATGATTTCAGAAGCGAGTCTTGCTAAAGTCCTTGATGCGACGCCTTGGGAGATCGGCCAGACAATCCATCCCCATCCGACGTTATCTGAGGCGATCGGGGAAGCAGCTCAAGCTGTATACGGAAAGGCGATTCACTTTTAA
- the buk gene encoding butyrate kinase — MRGKEHRILAINPGSTSTKIGVYHNERLIFEKIVRHDEKELIKLGGINGQYPYRKMVILETLHDQGINLSRLDAVCGRGGLIRPIEGGTYEVNEAMLKDLKTGHAGQHVSNLGGILANEIASGLNIPAFIVDPVVVDEMEPIAKISGFPSIERRSIFHALNQKAVGRKIASDLQKRYEDLNLIITHMGGGITIGVHRHGKVIDVNNGLHGEGPFSRERAGTVPTGDLVDLCFSGQYYKDEVIKMLIGGSGLAGYLGTTQADSVETMIEEGNEKARLVYEAMTYQIAKEIGAAAAVLQGTVDAVILTGGLAHSKLIVENIRRYVDWIADVHVVPGENELQALAEGALRVLNRQENAKHYHPND; from the coding sequence TTGCGGGGAAAAGAGCATCGCATACTTGCGATTAATCCAGGTTCTACTTCAACAAAAATAGGTGTGTACCATAATGAGCGTTTAATCTTTGAAAAGATCGTCCGACATGATGAGAAAGAACTTATAAAGCTCGGGGGCATTAATGGGCAATATCCATATCGAAAAATGGTGATTCTAGAAACCTTGCACGATCAAGGAATCAATCTTTCAAGGCTTGATGCCGTTTGCGGCAGAGGCGGTCTGATTCGGCCGATTGAAGGAGGCACCTATGAGGTGAACGAGGCAATGCTTAAAGATTTAAAGACAGGGCATGCCGGCCAGCACGTCTCAAATCTTGGCGGCATTTTAGCGAATGAAATTGCTTCAGGCTTAAACATTCCTGCCTTTATCGTTGATCCTGTCGTTGTTGATGAGATGGAACCTATTGCTAAGATTTCCGGATTTCCATCGATCGAGAGAAGAAGCATTTTTCATGCCTTGAATCAGAAGGCGGTGGGACGGAAGATTGCTTCAGACTTACAGAAACGGTATGAGGATTTAAATTTGATCATTACCCATATGGGAGGCGGAATTACAATAGGTGTACATCGGCATGGAAAAGTGATTGATGTCAATAACGGTTTGCATGGGGAAGGACCTTTCAGTCGTGAGAGGGCAGGTACAGTTCCGACAGGTGACTTGGTCGATCTCTGTTTTTCCGGACAATATTACAAGGATGAAGTGATAAAAATGCTGATCGGAGGGAGCGGGCTTGCGGGCTATCTAGGTACGACCCAAGCAGATTCAGTAGAAACAATGATCGAAGAAGGGAACGAAAAAGCGCGTCTGGTTTATGAAGCAATGACGTATCAAATCGCGAAAGAAATAGGAGCTGCAGCCGCTGTGTTACAGGGAACGGTTGACGCGGTTATTTTAACAGGCGGTCTTGCCCACAGCAAGCTTATCGTGGAGAACATTAGAAGGTATGTCGATTGGATTGCCGATGTGCACGTCGTACCAGGAGAGAATGAACTGCAAGCACTCGCAGAAGGTGCATTGCGGGTTTTAAATAGACAAGAAAACGCAAAACACTATCATCCGAATGATTGA